ATGCAAgaataatgatttgaaatatgAACAAGAGTATCATgagtaaataaaattccataataagaataataattataataataataataagaataataataataataagaataataataataatacaataaaataaaataaggagaaaaaaaaatattttttccataATACTATGACTTCTCAAATTAAATCTAGATTGGatatattgataaatgTGATGATGGCTGATCCCGTATTCAATCCTCCAAGTCAAGAAGAGACGGAAACAAAAATTGGTAATGGTAAAAAAGTTGAAGTAATTACTGCAGCGAcgaaaaattcaataaataaagttaaaaaacCAAATTGTATTCGTAAGAAAAGAACTTTGAATAAAAGTGCAGAGTATGTTAATTTTACCATTGGTCAAGAATCATTTGTCAGTTTGGGGCCCAAGAGGTCTACCTCTGGTAAGAACTTGAACAAGTTTGGGTATTGCACTAGATGTGGTATTAAATCTTCACCTGAATGGAGAAAGAACCCACAAGGGGAAACCTCGTTGTGTAATGCCTGTGggttaaatttgaaa
This genomic stretch from Henningerozyma blattae CBS 6284 chromosome 1, complete genome harbors:
- the TBLA0A07280 gene encoding uncharacterized protein — translated: MTSQIKSRLDILINVMMADPVFNPPSQEETETKIGNGKKVEVITAATKNSINKVKKPNCIRKKRTLNKSAEYVNFTIGQESFVSLGPKRSTSGKNLNKFGYCTRCGIKSSPEWRKNPQGETSLCNACGLNLKKLTKAYSENGVRYFLKTYDKPFKRSIPSIEELERTLNEE